One segment of Zonotrichia albicollis isolate bZonAlb1 chromosome 4, bZonAlb1.hap1, whole genome shotgun sequence DNA contains the following:
- the LOC141728886 gene encoding acrosin-like, which translates to MALLWLLVLLALAGPVRGNWDTCKGTCGLRPLAFDHSSLVRDYDPTDFDYTSLSSSDGTAVDVASPGVPSGTWPGIVSIQATWDNGTWHMCSGALIHPQWVLTVARCFMDTKDTSNWKVMIGATDLAQPGPEAQNRRIRNVLKHQDYCDEAPGNNIALVELDQPVECSDYIQLGCVPDSSLAVPELKTCYVAGWRATPETGQSPGLVLQEAKVRLIDVQLCNSSRWYGGAVHPQELCAGYPRGGIDTCQGDTGGPLVCKDNTGDFFWLVGLTSWGKGCAGAKRPGVFTSTQHFHDWIQTQMGTVPPKTEPLPPEPPTPTIEIEPPELEPEPELVPEPEPQPVPIPDVLLRFFTNLQEFLEFLRDKLD; encoded by the exons ATGGCTTTGCTGTGGCTGCTcgtcctgctggccctggctggTCCCGTGAGGGGCAACTGGGACACCTGCAA GGGCACCTGCGGGCTCCGGCCTTTGGCATTTGACCACAGTTCGCTGGTTCGGGACTACGACCCTACAGACTTTGACTACACAAGTTTGTCATCTTCTGATGGCACTGCCGTGGATGTAGCcagccccggtgtcccctcagggACCTGGCCTGGCATCGTCAGCATCCAGGCCACCTGGGACAATGGCACGTGGCACATGTGCTCGGGAGCACTCATCCACCCCCAGTGGGTGCTCACGGTCGCACGCTGCTTCATGGACACTAA GGACACCTCTAATTGGAAGGTGATGATTGGGGCCACGGATCTGGCCCAGCCGGGCCCCGAGGCCCAGAATCGCCGCATCAGGAATGTCCTGAAGCACCAGGACTACTGCGATGAAGCGCCGGGCAACAACATTGCCCTGGTGGAGCTGGACCAGCCCGTGGAGTGCAGTGACTACATCCAGCTGGGCTGCGTGCCCGACagctccctggcagtgcccgagCTCAAAACCTGCTATGTGGCAGGCTGGAGAGCCACCCCGGAGACCGGTCAGT CACCAggcctggtgctgcaggaggccAAGGTGCGGCTCATCGATGTCCAGCTGTGCAACAGCAGCCGCTGGTATGGGGGAGCCGTGCATCCCCAGGAATTGTGTGCGGGGTACCCGCGGGGCGGCATCGACACCTGCCAG ggggacacagggggtcCCCTGGTCTGCAAGGACAACACTGGTGACTTCTTCTGGCTGGTGGGCCTGACCAGCTGGGGTAAGGGCTGTGCCGGGGCCAAGCGGCCCGGGGTGTTCACGTCCACCCAGCACTTCCACGACTGGATCCAGACGCAGATGGGAACGGTCCCACCCAAAACGGAGCCTCTTCCGCCCGAGCCACCCACACCCACCATTGAGATAGAGCCACCAGAACTGGAACCAGAACCAGAACTTGTACCAGAACCAGAACCACAACCAGTACCGATACCG GATGTCCTGCTGAGGTTCTTCACAAACTTGCAGGAGTTCCTGGAGTTCCTGCGGGACAAACTGGATTAA